Proteins encoded together in one Peribacillus asahii window:
- a CDS encoding ATP-binding protein, which yields MTTFDIFNPQISVVAKGLDGKMILVYGDNSTGKTKQATRMKKPYYLGFEAGIRAISGVPFLPINKWSDFKKINKQLTDPKTLDRAKDLYQTIIFDEVFTAAKYCQDYLCKKHGVETIGDGNNGYGLWKEYENEFWSELDKLMKAGYTLLFIGHIQETKEGKIIPKGDARSMQPVRDNADVVAYLTPNGIDENGKVIKSSAWFAQTDEFFARSRFDYIDTYLEEFTAENLEKVIAKAIERQEEEEGITAVTYEEQKESFESEELVYDDLMAKIKKLGTQLTKAGKLEELQEVVEKHLGVDAKVTECTKGQVETMAVILDDLTDLLEDIED from the coding sequence ATGACAACTTTCGATATCTTTAACCCTCAAATTTCAGTAGTAGCAAAAGGATTAGACGGAAAAATGATTTTGGTTTACGGTGATAATTCTACTGGTAAAACGAAACAAGCTACACGAATGAAAAAACCTTACTATCTTGGATTTGAAGCTGGTATTCGTGCAATTAGCGGTGTCCCTTTCCTACCTATTAATAAATGGAGTGACTTCAAAAAGATTAATAAGCAATTAACTGATCCTAAAACATTAGATCGAGCAAAAGATTTATACCAAACTATTATTTTTGATGAAGTATTCACCGCTGCCAAGTATTGCCAAGACTATTTATGTAAAAAACATGGAGTAGAAACAATTGGAGATGGCAACAACGGATATGGGTTGTGGAAAGAATATGAGAATGAGTTTTGGAGTGAGCTTGATAAGTTAATGAAAGCAGGATATACACTTCTATTTATCGGTCATATTCAAGAAACAAAAGAAGGTAAAATCATCCCTAAAGGCGATGCTCGCAGTATGCAACCTGTACGTGATAATGCAGATGTTGTAGCATACTTGACTCCGAACGGGATTGATGAAAATGGAAAAGTAATTAAATCATCTGCTTGGTTCGCACAAACTGATGAATTCTTTGCACGTTCACGTTTTGATTACATTGATACATATTTAGAAGAATTTACAGCAGAAAATCTAGAGAAAGTAATTGCTAAAGCGATTGAGCGTCAAGAAGAAGAAGAAGGTATTACGGCTGTTACATACGAAGAACAAAAAGAATCATTTGAGTCAGAAGAGTTAGTTTATGATGATTTGATGGCAAAAATTAAGAAGCTAGGCACTCAGCTTACTAAAGCAGGTAAACTTGAAGAATTACAAGAGGTTGTGGAGAAGCATCTTGGTGTAGATGCTAAAGTTACTGAATGCACAAAAGGACAGGTTGAAACAATGGCAGTAATTTTAGATGATCTAACAGATTTACTTGAAGATATTGAAGATTAA
- a CDS encoding DNA ligase LigA-related protein — protein sequence MNEIEELIQRRRRQVLVNSYLYYQMNMNLIDDHTYDKWSKELSELQQKYPQESKNVKFYYEEFEDFDGSTGYHLPKDEWLHDLCFRLLTEHKRRKEDGI from the coding sequence ATGAATGAAATAGAGGAGTTAATACAAAGGAGAAGACGACAGGTTCTTGTGAATAGCTATTTGTATTATCAAATGAACATGAACCTCATTGACGATCATACTTATGATAAGTGGTCGAAAGAGTTAAGTGAATTACAACAGAAATATCCTCAAGAATCTAAGAATGTGAAGTTTTATTATGAAGAATTTGAGGACTTCGATGGATCAACGGGCTACCATTTACCAAAGGACGAATGGCTGCATGATTTATGTTTTAGATTATTAACTGAACACAAGAGGAGGAAGGAAGATGGAATTTAA
- a CDS encoding DUF4230 domain-containing protein, with protein sequence MLWTFKKFLIKALLVVAALFLAFNVLNLHKENQNKVEVIKQTEEVKSSTYIIDKEMVLGKLKMNPQIVSLEQKFSDKDTQVDDSWLGERHVELKVKGKFKLGINTSEIELKHIDLTNRIVYLKLGKPTLISLELPYNQVKFEKTQGFFRLALDEKERENFYIATEKSIRNEILHNKEIMKQANLFNQAVISGLLKEMGVKSVIFE encoded by the coding sequence ATGTTATGGACGTTCAAAAAATTCCTTATTAAAGCCTTACTAGTAGTCGCAGCCTTATTTTTAGCATTTAACGTACTTAATTTACATAAGGAAAATCAGAATAAAGTGGAAGTTATAAAGCAAACCGAAGAAGTAAAAAGTTCTACATATATAATTGATAAAGAAATGGTTCTAGGGAAGCTGAAAATGAACCCACAAATTGTTTCTCTAGAACAAAAGTTTTCAGATAAAGACACTCAGGTTGATGACAGTTGGCTAGGAGAAAGACATGTAGAACTTAAAGTAAAAGGTAAGTTTAAGTTAGGTATAAATACAAGTGAAATTGAATTGAAACATATCGATTTAACGAATAGGATTGTATACCTAAAGCTAGGAAAACCGACACTTATTAGCTTAGAATTGCCATACAATCAAGTAAAATTTGAAAAGACACAAGGATTCTTTAGGTTAGCATTAGATGAAAAGGAACGAGAGAATTTCTACATAGCAACAGAAAAGAGCATTAGAAATGAAATATTACATAATAAAGAAATAATGAAGCAAGCTAACTTATTTAACCAAGCTGTAATCAGTGGTTTATTAAAGGAAATGGGAGTTAAGAGTGTTATATTTGAATGA
- a CDS encoding alpha/beta fold hydrolase — translation MLSYTELGKGTPVVFLHGLGSNSKAWIPQHELSDKYRLIAVDLRGHGSTEINYNLTVKNFASDIIKLLEHLDIQSAVICGLSLGGIVAQEVYKQRPDMVLGLILANTCSYVPPILAYGIVKESERHIRDGTLIDHVLDRGLHNQAYREEARNAFLIRDTYLESANAATGLNYFPLLHKIRVPTLLIGSTNDKVTPVINTYTMRMFIKNVRSVILSDTGHLSNIEQSEKFNQSIREFMEIFG, via the coding sequence ATGTTATCGTATACCGAATTGGGTAAAGGAACGCCAGTGGTATTTTTACATGGATTAGGCAGCAATTCGAAAGCTTGGATTCCACAACATGAATTATCAGATAAGTATAGACTTATAGCAGTTGATCTCCGTGGTCATGGTAGCACTGAAATAAATTACAATCTAACCGTTAAAAATTTTGCATCTGACATTATAAAACTATTAGAGCATCTAGATATACAGTCGGCTGTTATATGCGGATTGTCGTTAGGTGGTATCGTTGCCCAAGAAGTCTACAAACAACGTCCAGATATGGTTCTAGGCTTAATATTAGCTAATACGTGTTCATATGTCCCTCCTATACTTGCGTATGGAATAGTTAAGGAATCTGAGAGGCATATACGAGATGGAACGTTAATTGACCATGTGTTAGATAGAGGGTTACATAATCAAGCTTACAGAGAAGAAGCTAGAAATGCTTTTCTAATAAGAGATACATATTTAGAGTCGGCTAATGCTGCTACTGGATTAAATTATTTTCCATTATTACATAAGATAAGAGTACCAACATTACTTATAGGAAGTACAAACGACAAAGTCACACCTGTTATAAATACATACACAATGAGAATGTTCATTAAAAACGTAAGAAGTGTCATATTGTCTGATACCGGACATTTGAGCAATATAGAACAAAGTGAAAAATTTAATCAAAGTATTAGAGAATTTATGGAAATTTTCGGTTGA
- a CDS encoding YodL domain-containing protein — protein sequence MCKYEIFQVKRELTREFGYMSKDMLENEINLDNYDSVYQGEIEGNYSNIDTLLEDLFVMFNISHPDNFTGRSMSVSDVVQINDNYFYCDSFGWEKIAV from the coding sequence ATGTGCAAATATGAAATTTTCCAAGTTAAACGTGAACTAACTAGAGAATTCGGCTATATGAGTAAGGATATGCTTGAAAATGAAATAAATCTAGATAACTATGATTCAGTTTATCAAGGAGAAATTGAAGGTAATTATAGCAACATAGATACACTGTTAGAGGATTTATTTGTAATGTTTAATATAAGTCATCCAGATAATTTCACTGGTAGATCAATGAGTGTTTCAGATGTCGTACAAATAAACGACAATTACTTCTATTGTGATTCATTCGGTTGGGAGAAGATTGCAGTATAA
- a CDS encoding helix-turn-helix domain-containing protein, producing MKRNYVMQITHEEMAEYGKLFRSLRKSTGLSLTKFADELKIISRTSLSKWEKGISVPKEDIYLIECRIREVAENYNK from the coding sequence ATGAAAAGGAATTACGTGATGCAGATAACACATGAGGAAATGGCTGAGTATGGTAAGCTATTCAGATCACTTAGAAAGTCAACTGGATTAAGTTTGACTAAATTTGCAGATGAGCTAAAGATTATATCAAGAACAAGCTTAAGTAAGTGGGAGAAAGGTATCTCAGTGCCTAAAGAGGATATTTACTTGATTGAATGTAGAATTAGAGAAGTTGCTGAGAATTATAATAAATAA